A single region of the Plantactinospora soyae genome encodes:
- a CDS encoding TetR/AcrR family transcriptional regulator, with the protein MTRRPNSGNPLGADAEGRPVRRALTREYIIRIALAMLDRDGVEGLSMRKLGAELGVNPMAFYHHLPNKSALFDGVVEAVFGEVTVGLDTLNREDSWREQLVALMCQFRTVLRQHPNVLLVLATRPSYAPSLMAFGDRTIGLLRDVGFTEHDLLIMISSLRSYTIGQLLVEVGQPVGGPTTAPDEAAALISHYPNLAKAVAGGYDPDAHYELTLQAMLDGFEQRLRRSKS; encoded by the coding sequence ATGACACGGCGCCCCAACAGCGGGAATCCACTTGGCGCCGACGCCGAGGGTCGGCCGGTCCGCCGGGCGCTCACCCGCGAGTACATCATCCGGATAGCGCTGGCGATGCTCGACCGCGACGGCGTCGAGGGGCTCTCGATGCGCAAACTCGGCGCCGAATTGGGCGTCAACCCGATGGCGTTCTACCACCACCTCCCCAACAAGTCCGCGCTCTTCGACGGCGTCGTCGAGGCGGTCTTCGGCGAGGTCACCGTCGGCCTCGACACCCTGAACCGGGAAGATAGCTGGCGCGAGCAGCTTGTCGCCCTCATGTGCCAGTTCCGTACCGTGCTGCGCCAGCACCCGAACGTGCTGCTGGTGTTGGCGACCCGGCCCAGCTACGCGCCGTCGCTGATGGCTTTCGGCGACCGCACGATCGGGCTGCTGCGCGACGTCGGATTCACCGAGCACGACCTGCTGATAATGATCAGCTCACTGCGCTCCTACACCATCGGGCAACTCCTCGTCGAGGTCGGCCAGCCCGTCGGCGGCCCGACCACCGCTCCGGACGAGGCCGCCGCGCTCATCTCGCACTACCCCAACCTGGCCAAGGCCGTTGCTGGCGGCTACGACCCAGACGCCCACTACGAACTCACCCTGCAAGCCATGCTCGACGGCTTCGAACAGCGACTACGCCGCTCGAAGA
- a CDS encoding alpha/beta fold hydrolase produces MYGLDGPALLLMPALWLIVGSRPTRWRCAAALAVNAVFLVEVLGDLAWFLDHDKRWLHVALTMLPAAAVCGWTLPRLIRTRESHWPHQPWLAVPAKGAALCAVLNLYFAVVPHERITPAVLAAPLVPAAAVFLAIVLLSLRDHPRGRLARASLGIGLALALVVALGAAAMTTSTVTGYAANDLAEARTRAVRVPVRTGRVATEGDNLYFEVRGSGPPLLMIGGAQGDAGFYTYPAALLADEYQVITYDRRGHSRSTRNTTSFDIAQQARDALAVLRAAGHDTAIVFGNSAGAIIALELAARYPEAVTAVIAHEPPMIALEPDRKSLAFFAAVGRTSRLFGAEAGMFMFSMPVGLPFAAYGSIPADFSTRTAESQAYFVEQEMQDFVSYRPDLVALKAGKVPIVPAVGVTTQATNRYYGRPAGILAERLDVPLVVFPGHHMSYFDLPRSWTEALRGTLHRTTSVPGR; encoded by the coding sequence ATGTACGGACTTGACGGCCCAGCACTGCTACTCATGCCGGCACTGTGGTTGATCGTCGGCAGCAGACCGACCCGATGGCGGTGCGCGGCGGCACTCGCCGTCAACGCCGTGTTCCTGGTGGAGGTGCTCGGCGATCTCGCCTGGTTCCTCGACCACGACAAGCGGTGGCTGCACGTCGCACTGACGATGCTGCCCGCCGCTGCGGTCTGCGGCTGGACGCTGCCTCGGCTGATCCGCACGCGGGAGTCCCACTGGCCACACCAGCCGTGGCTGGCCGTACCGGCGAAAGGCGCCGCGCTCTGCGCCGTGCTGAACCTCTACTTCGCCGTGGTACCGCACGAGCGGATCACCCCCGCCGTGCTGGCCGCTCCGCTCGTTCCCGCCGCCGCGGTGTTCCTGGCGATCGTGCTGCTGTCACTGCGCGACCACCCGCGCGGACGCCTTGCGAGGGCCAGCCTGGGAATCGGCCTGGCGCTCGCCCTGGTAGTGGCCCTCGGAGCCGCTGCCATGACCACCAGCACCGTGACCGGATACGCCGCGAACGACCTGGCCGAGGCCCGCACTCGGGCCGTACGGGTTCCGGTCCGCACCGGCAGGGTCGCCACCGAAGGTGACAACCTCTACTTCGAGGTACGGGGATCAGGCCCACCCCTGCTGATGATCGGCGGAGCCCAGGGCGATGCGGGCTTCTACACCTATCCGGCGGCATTGCTGGCCGACGAGTACCAGGTCATCACCTACGACCGGCGGGGCCACTCCCGCAGTACCCGCAACACGACCAGCTTCGACATCGCCCAGCAGGCCCGCGACGCGCTGGCCGTGCTCCGGGCGGCCGGACACGACACCGCCATCGTCTTCGGCAACAGCGCGGGCGCGATAATCGCGCTCGAACTGGCCGCCCGCTACCCCGAGGCCGTCACCGCCGTCATCGCCCACGAACCGCCGATGATCGCCCTTGAGCCGGACCGCAAGTCGCTCGCGTTCTTCGCCGCCGTCGGTCGCACATCGCGTCTCTTCGGTGCCGAGGCAGGCATGTTCATGTTCTCCATGCCGGTCGGCCTCCCCTTCGCCGCCTACGGCAGCATCCCGGCAGACTTCAGCACCCGCACGGCGGAGAGCCAGGCCTACTTCGTCGAACAGGAGATGCAGGACTTCGTCAGCTACCGGCCCGACCTCGTGGCGCTCAAGGCCGGCAAGGTGCCCATCGTCCCTGCGGTCGGCGTGACCACCCAGGCCACCAACAGGTACTACGGCCGGCCCGCCGGGATTCTCGCCGAGCGCCTCGACGTACCGCTGGTGGTCTTTCCCGGTCATCACATGTCGTACTTCGACCTGCCACGGTCGTGGACCGAAGCGCTCCGCGGCACGCTCCATCGCACCACGAGCGTGCCGGGACGTTAA
- the nuoH gene encoding NADH-quinone oxidoreductase subunit NuoH, whose protein sequence is MPLWLELLIRVGGVVAAFLILPLVVGQAEHKVMAHMQGRLGPMYAGGFHGWAQLIADGVKFVQKEDITPREADRAVFRLAPVVALVPYLLALLVIPLGPNDLVGQPLDIGLFFVLAVVGIGVVAVLMSAWASANKYSLLGGIRGAAQLLGYELPLVLAAASVAMAAGTLSLPGIVTAWEPWWLLWQAPAMIVFFIAGVAEIRRPPFDMPIADSELVFGYMTEYTGLRFAFFLLAEYVGIVVIAALTTVLFLGGWQGPFGDEYLGWLWTLIKVFLVSFVIIWFRVTYPRLREDQLQRLCWLVLVPVALAQLVLTVGVRLALD, encoded by the coding sequence ATGCCGCTCTGGCTGGAGTTGCTGATCCGGGTCGGCGGGGTGGTCGCCGCGTTCCTGATCCTGCCGCTGGTCGTGGGGCAGGCCGAACACAAGGTGATGGCGCACATGCAGGGCCGGCTCGGCCCGATGTACGCGGGCGGGTTCCACGGCTGGGCCCAGCTCATCGCCGACGGGGTCAAGTTCGTGCAGAAGGAGGACATCACGCCCCGGGAGGCGGACCGGGCGGTGTTCCGGCTCGCGCCCGTGGTGGCGCTGGTGCCGTACCTGCTGGCCCTGCTGGTCATCCCGCTCGGCCCGAACGACCTGGTCGGGCAGCCGCTGGACATCGGGCTGTTCTTCGTGCTCGCGGTGGTGGGGATCGGGGTGGTGGCCGTACTGATGTCGGCCTGGGCCTCGGCCAACAAGTACAGCCTGCTCGGTGGGATCCGGGGCGCGGCACAGCTGCTCGGCTACGAACTGCCGCTGGTGCTCGCGGCGGCCAGCGTGGCGATGGCCGCCGGTACGTTGAGCCTGCCCGGCATCGTCACCGCCTGGGAGCCGTGGTGGCTGCTCTGGCAGGCGCCAGCGATGATCGTCTTCTTCATCGCCGGGGTCGCCGAGATCCGCCGCCCGCCGTTCGACATGCCGATCGCCGACTCCGAGCTGGTCTTCGGGTACATGACCGAGTACACCGGCCTGCGGTTCGCGTTCTTCCTGCTAGCCGAGTACGTCGGGATCGTGGTGATCGCCGCGCTGACCACCGTGCTCTTCCTCGGCGGCTGGCAGGGGCCGTTCGGCGACGAGTACCTCGGCTGGCTCTGGACCCTGATCAAGGTGTTCCTGGTCTCGTTCGTGATCATCTGGTTCCGGGTGACGTACCCGCGTCTGCGGGAGGACCAGTTGCAGCGGCTCTGCTGGCTGGTACTGGTGCCGGTGGCGCTCGCGCAGCTCGTCCTGACCGTCGGAGTCCGACTGGCCCTCGACTGA
- a CDS encoding glucose 1-dehydrogenase, with protein sequence MRAITVTPGTPHSVRLVEDFPEPDTAEGAVLVEAIAVGVCGTDHEIIRGEYGEPAPGSTDLVLGHESLGRVVEDSSGALSPGDVVAGIVRYPDPVPCTNCAVGEWDMCRNGQYTEHGIKGLQGFARDRWRIPPKFAVRLDPKLAELGMLLEPTSVVAKAWEHIERIGSRATWEPRTVLVAGAGPIGLLAALLAAQRGLEVHVLNRSANGEKPALVEALGGQFHTGTVHELGREFDIVLECTGAPPVVLDSMCQAAPNGIVCLTGVSSGGRTIDFDAGALNRALVLENNVVFGTVNANRRHWESAAEALAAADPAWLSRMITRRVPVSAWSEAYSPQADDIKVVLDFEQ encoded by the coding sequence GTGCGCGCGATAACCGTTACTCCGGGTACGCCCCACTCGGTACGGCTGGTCGAGGACTTTCCCGAGCCGGACACCGCCGAGGGTGCGGTGCTGGTCGAGGCGATCGCGGTCGGCGTCTGCGGCACCGACCACGAGATCATCCGTGGTGAGTACGGCGAGCCGGCGCCCGGCTCGACCGACCTGGTACTCGGGCACGAGTCGCTCGGCCGGGTCGTCGAGGACTCCAGCGGGGCGCTGTCCCCGGGTGACGTGGTCGCCGGGATCGTGCGCTACCCCGATCCCGTGCCCTGCACCAACTGTGCGGTCGGCGAATGGGACATGTGCCGTAACGGCCAGTACACCGAGCACGGCATCAAGGGGTTGCAGGGCTTCGCCCGGGACCGGTGGCGGATCCCGCCGAAGTTCGCCGTACGGCTCGACCCGAAGCTGGCCGAGTTGGGCATGCTGCTCGAACCGACCAGCGTGGTGGCGAAGGCGTGGGAGCACATCGAACGGATCGGCAGCCGGGCCACCTGGGAGCCGAGGACCGTACTGGTCGCCGGCGCGGGGCCGATCGGCCTGCTCGCCGCCCTGCTCGCCGCGCAGCGCGGCCTGGAGGTGCACGTGCTGAACCGGTCGGCCAACGGCGAGAAGCCGGCGCTGGTGGAAGCCCTCGGCGGCCAGTTCCACACCGGCACCGTCCACGAGCTGGGGCGCGAGTTCGACATCGTGCTGGAGTGCACCGGCGCGCCGCCGGTGGTCCTGGACTCGATGTGCCAGGCCGCCCCGAACGGCATCGTCTGCCTCACCGGCGTCTCGTCGGGCGGCCGGACGATCGACTTCGACGCGGGCGCGCTCAACCGGGCGCTGGTGCTGGAGAACAACGTCGTCTTCGGCACCGTGAACGCCAACCGCCGACACTGGGAGTCGGCCGCCGAGGCGCTGGCCGCCGCCGACCCCGCCTGGCTCAGCCGGATGATCACCCGACGGGTTCCGGTCAGCGCGTGGTCCGAGGCGTACAGCCCGCAGGCCGACGACATCAAGGTCGTCCTCGACTTCGAGCAGTGA
- a CDS encoding PBS lyase, producing MFAGLDEIDWASMHHAYGPAVEVPELLRGLVSDDPAVRETALDGMHGAVHHQGDVYECTLACVPYLFEAVTRPGGPGRGPIVALLASIGCAEVDDPEELARSIAADTDHYGEDAEDWADNYRRAQQAVAAGHPVFLDLLVDPDPEVRRAVPEALLVCRAEAPRVLDTLRRRLPVERDPEARTALVETVGTLVRRAAAGQLTSVDEPELRAATEWLVDLVGGATEPALAGPAEASVDPAVGGRVEPALRLAALTAVSGGTPAMLPADLVPRALALLDAAYRPDGPVPEPAGFHTDTLLGAVRELREADVAGRHSPRLGPAVSDLSRSLGDRVPDRIQLLGALLRSSDWERRLDAVRAAGNLIDGWRGDYRDLVAAIGRQLSDPNPRLSRAAGRALVHLGELNRPVVDVLAESVAGAAPEESHRRDACPPAWITVWPSHAPTVGDTLLALAELGDPRAVPPLRWALERDDPPKDVGAAVSSLGPTAVALLPLIRHQLRTLPESAADLAVRRQDLTCAVCSFGPAGAAALPELLPLATHEYVIRPLGRLGPAAHDAVPVLRPLLDAPERGLALATVSALYRITGDPVPVLPVLGRFLDGDQYDVTAAAVEIAEIGPAAAGHLPRLRVLLAGPDPHGWLHLRVAQALWRVAGDADAVLPVLAALWDRNQYTRTTVATIWAEIGPPAAAALPLLRAEQARPRRHTARDSGSGSSQVTEDEELLRVMAGTVDALQPAGE from the coding sequence GTGTTCGCGGGACTGGACGAGATCGACTGGGCGTCGATGCATCACGCGTACGGGCCGGCCGTCGAGGTGCCCGAGCTGCTGCGGGGACTGGTTTCCGACGATCCCGCGGTCCGCGAGACGGCCCTCGACGGGATGCACGGCGCAGTGCACCACCAGGGTGATGTCTACGAGTGCACGCTCGCCTGCGTCCCGTACCTCTTCGAGGCGGTCACCCGGCCGGGTGGGCCCGGCCGGGGCCCGATCGTGGCGCTGCTCGCCAGCATCGGCTGCGCCGAGGTCGACGACCCGGAGGAACTGGCCAGGTCGATCGCGGCCGACACGGACCACTACGGGGAGGACGCGGAGGACTGGGCGGACAACTACCGGCGGGCCCAGCAGGCGGTCGCGGCCGGCCACCCGGTGTTCCTGGACCTGCTCGTCGACCCGGATCCGGAAGTCCGCCGAGCCGTGCCCGAGGCGCTGCTGGTGTGCCGGGCCGAGGCGCCCCGGGTGCTCGACACGCTGCGGCGACGGCTGCCGGTCGAACGGGATCCCGAAGCCCGGACCGCCCTGGTCGAAACGGTCGGTACGCTCGTCCGCCGGGCCGCCGCCGGCCAACTGACCAGCGTGGACGAGCCCGAGTTGCGGGCGGCGACGGAGTGGCTCGTCGACCTCGTCGGCGGCGCGACAGAGCCGGCGCTCGCCGGCCCGGCCGAAGCGTCCGTCGATCCGGCGGTCGGTGGTCGCGTCGAGCCGGCGTTGCGGCTGGCCGCCCTTACCGCGGTCAGCGGCGGAACGCCGGCCATGTTGCCCGCCGACCTGGTGCCGCGCGCCCTCGCCCTGCTCGACGCGGCGTACCGGCCGGACGGGCCGGTTCCCGAGCCGGCCGGATTCCACACCGACACTCTGCTCGGCGCCGTCCGCGAGCTTCGTGAAGCCGATGTCGCCGGCCGGCACAGCCCACGGCTCGGGCCGGCCGTCAGCGACCTGAGCCGGTCCCTCGGTGACCGGGTGCCGGACCGGATCCAGCTCCTCGGCGCCCTGCTCCGGTCGTCCGACTGGGAACGTCGGCTGGACGCGGTCCGGGCCGCCGGCAATCTCATCGACGGCTGGCGGGGCGACTACCGGGACCTCGTCGCCGCGATCGGCCGGCAGTTGTCGGACCCGAATCCACGGCTCTCCCGGGCGGCGGGCCGGGCACTCGTCCACCTCGGTGAGCTGAACCGGCCGGTGGTCGACGTGCTCGCCGAGAGCGTGGCCGGCGCGGCACCCGAGGAGTCGCACCGCCGGGACGCCTGCCCACCTGCCTGGATCACGGTGTGGCCGAGCCACGCGCCCACCGTCGGCGACACACTGCTCGCCCTCGCCGAGCTCGGCGATCCACGGGCGGTGCCGCCGCTGCGCTGGGCGTTGGAGCGCGACGATCCGCCGAAGGACGTCGGCGCCGCGGTGAGTTCCCTCGGTCCGACCGCCGTCGCACTGCTGCCGCTGATCCGGCATCAGCTGCGCACCCTGCCCGAGTCGGCCGCCGATCTCGCCGTCCGCCGCCAGGACCTGACGTGCGCGGTATGCAGCTTCGGCCCGGCCGGCGCGGCGGCCCTGCCGGAACTGCTGCCGCTGGCCACGCACGAGTACGTGATCCGGCCTCTCGGGCGGCTCGGCCCGGCCGCGCACGACGCCGTGCCGGTGCTGCGACCGCTGCTCGACGCGCCGGAACGGGGCCTGGCGCTCGCCACCGTCTCGGCGCTGTACCGGATCACCGGAGATCCGGTGCCGGTGCTTCCGGTGCTCGGCCGGTTCCTCGACGGCGACCAGTACGACGTGACGGCGGCGGCCGTCGAGATCGCCGAGATCGGGCCGGCCGCCGCCGGTCACCTTCCCCGGCTCCGTGTCCTGCTGGCGGGGCCGGACCCGCACGGTTGGCTGCACCTGCGCGTCGCGCAGGCACTCTGGCGGGTCGCCGGGGACGCCGACGCCGTCCTGCCGGTGCTGGCGGCACTCTGGGACCGCAACCAGTACACCCGGACGACGGTGGCGACGATCTGGGCGGAGATCGGCCCGCCGGCCGCGGCCGCGTTGCCGTTGCTCCGGGCCGAGCAGGCCCGGCCCCGTCGGCACACCGCCCGGGACAGCGGCTCGGGCAGCAGCCAGGTCACCGAGGACGAGGAACTGCTGCGGGTGATGGCCGGTACGGTCGACGCGCTCCAACCGGCCGGCGAATAA
- a CDS encoding DUF2252 domain-containing protein: MTDDTERRAEWLVDVLIAEFGDSIAVDPAAFRRKFRKMAASPFAFYRGSASVFYADLSGEFADDRFLDARTSRVWIHGDLHAENFGTYMNGSGQLVFNVNDFDEAYVGPFSWDLKRFAASVALLGYGKALSDTAIGDLVTRFATAYLTELRAIASGGDDAIGSIMLDNADGVLRRVLQQARLSTRVDLLAAQTTIDQYERRFSLGDGVYEVDREVRAGVIEAFEHYLNTLPPATADIRPVAVHIKDVVLRKGVGIGSAGLPSYNLLLEGHTQALENDVVIYMKRAQVPAVARYVDDEGVRGYFRHQGHRTAESQRALQAHADPWLGFTELDGHGQLVAEVSPYAADLDWSDVNEPEELAGVLGDLGRAVARMHSVADDESSHDLVDFSTEEAIVASVETDEDGFVAHLVEFAHAYGARARQDHQIFVDLFRNGQLPGI; the protein is encoded by the coding sequence ATGACCGACGACACCGAACGGCGAGCGGAGTGGCTGGTCGACGTCTTGATCGCCGAATTCGGCGACTCCATTGCCGTCGATCCCGCTGCGTTCCGGCGCAAGTTCCGGAAGATGGCCGCCTCACCGTTCGCCTTCTACCGGGGCAGCGCGTCGGTCTTCTACGCCGACCTGTCCGGCGAGTTCGCCGACGACCGGTTCCTCGACGCCCGGACCAGCCGGGTGTGGATCCACGGGGACCTGCACGCCGAGAACTTCGGCACGTACATGAACGGCTCCGGCCAACTGGTCTTCAACGTGAACGACTTCGACGAGGCGTACGTCGGGCCGTTCTCCTGGGATCTGAAGCGGTTCGCGGCCAGCGTCGCCCTGCTCGGGTACGGCAAGGCGCTCTCCGACACCGCGATCGGCGACCTGGTCACCCGGTTCGCCACCGCGTACCTCACCGAGCTGCGGGCCATCGCCAGCGGCGGGGACGACGCGATCGGGTCGATCATGCTGGACAACGCCGACGGCGTGCTGCGGCGGGTGCTCCAGCAGGCCCGGCTCAGCACCCGGGTCGACCTGCTCGCCGCGCAGACCACCATCGACCAGTACGAGCGCCGGTTCTCCCTCGGCGACGGGGTGTACGAGGTCGACCGCGAGGTCCGGGCCGGCGTGATCGAGGCGTTCGAGCACTATCTGAACACCCTGCCACCGGCGACTGCGGACATCCGGCCGGTGGCCGTGCACATCAAGGACGTGGTGCTGCGTAAGGGCGTCGGAATCGGCTCGGCCGGGCTGCCGTCGTACAACCTGCTGCTGGAGGGGCACACCCAGGCGCTGGAGAACGACGTGGTCATCTACATGAAGCGCGCCCAGGTGCCGGCGGTCGCCCGGTACGTCGACGACGAGGGCGTACGCGGCTACTTCCGGCACCAGGGTCACCGTACGGCCGAGTCGCAGCGGGCCTTGCAGGCGCACGCGGACCCGTGGCTGGGCTTCACCGAGCTGGACGGGCACGGGCAGCTCGTCGCCGAGGTCTCCCCGTACGCCGCCGACCTGGACTGGTCCGACGTCAACGAGCCGGAGGAACTGGCCGGCGTCCTCGGCGACCTGGGTCGGGCGGTGGCCCGGATGCACTCGGTGGCCGACGACGAGTCGAGTCACGATCTGGTCGACTTCTCCACCGAGGAGGCGATCGTCGCCTCGGTCGAGACCGACGAGGACGGCTTCGTGGCGCACCTGGTCGAGTTCGCGCACGCGTACGGGGCACGGGCCCGGCAGGACCACCAGATCTTCGTGGACCTGTTCCGCAACGGCCAGCTGCCGGGGATCTGA
- a CDS encoding carboxypeptidase-like regulatory domain-containing protein yields the protein MRLLRVTGVAGAAGVTGAIVAVLAVAAAGPAVAVPVGSVPLTGYTGVVSDESGQPVAGACLTLLRTETESQGEFCADARGRYAISGVPTDLGYRVRVTAPGYRTHWWPDTPDHLNAEAVWVPGTTLVQRNVTVGRGAGTVRGRIVDDSGAPAEATVSIWAADRDWRVLAYTTPGGDGRYEIRNLPPGQYQAALFNDVYGTQWLPGRQDRTAASAYPLVDGQTLVLDERWLPLGTVEVRVTDAATGLPVPRPCARIDTPLRTLDTCGAAGLVRLGQVPPGHWTVAVDAVPSHFAPEQPVPVDVVRGAVTPLAVELVAGAGVTTTVRDALTGGPADRICVRLVAPKWGGQSVGQGGYCSDETGRLAIGPLTTSTTAQLYAYQAVDPYDPPARRYGAQWVTANGGSGDQRAALRVTIRPGTTVAIAPIRMDPPGAVSGTVSDATTGAPVPGVCAHPYAFRPDRGPGHGRHCSAADGRYTIDDLGPYRWPVQFVPPLGSRYAWQWSGDVADRFSASLTSVPVGGAATVPARLVAGGTLAGTVTRDGGPAGSGYVWTYHRRTGDVAGAGPAYLRPGGGFALPGHRTQQVYVEYRDPTTTCWYGTVPPVATAVGVTAGATTTVAMDLADTCAPRPTG from the coding sequence ATGAGATTGCTGAGGGTTACCGGGGTTGCCGGGGCGGCTGGGGTGACGGGGGCGATCGTGGCGGTCCTCGCCGTCGCGGCGGCCGGCCCGGCGGTGGCCGTACCGGTCGGTTCGGTGCCCTTGACCGGCTACACCGGGGTGGTCAGTGACGAGTCCGGCCAGCCGGTCGCCGGGGCCTGCCTCACGCTGCTGCGTACCGAGACCGAGTCGCAGGGCGAGTTCTGTGCCGACGCGCGGGGGCGCTACGCCATCAGCGGCGTTCCCACCGACCTCGGCTACCGGGTCCGGGTGACGGCGCCCGGGTACCGGACACACTGGTGGCCGGACACACCCGACCACCTCAACGCCGAGGCCGTCTGGGTCCCCGGTACGACCCTGGTGCAGCGGAACGTCACCGTCGGGCGGGGTGCCGGCACCGTCCGGGGCCGGATCGTGGACGACTCCGGCGCCCCGGCCGAGGCCACGGTCAGCATCTGGGCCGCCGACCGGGACTGGCGGGTGCTGGCGTACACCACGCCGGGCGGGGACGGCCGGTACGAGATCCGCAACCTGCCGCCGGGGCAGTATCAGGCGGCCCTCTTCAACGACGTGTACGGCACCCAGTGGCTGCCCGGCCGCCAGGACCGGACCGCCGCGTCGGCGTACCCGCTCGTCGACGGGCAGACCCTGGTGCTGGACGAGCGCTGGCTGCCGCTCGGCACCGTCGAGGTACGGGTGACCGATGCGGCGACCGGGCTGCCCGTACCCCGGCCCTGTGCCCGGATCGACACACCGCTGCGGACCCTGGACACCTGTGGTGCCGCCGGCCTGGTCCGGCTCGGACAGGTCCCGCCGGGGCACTGGACGGTCGCCGTCGACGCCGTACCCTCGCACTTCGCGCCCGAGCAGCCGGTACCGGTCGACGTCGTCCGGGGTGCGGTCACCCCGCTGGCGGTGGAGTTGGTGGCCGGTGCCGGGGTGACCACCACCGTGCGGGACGCGCTGACCGGTGGGCCGGCGGACCGGATCTGTGTACGCCTCGTCGCGCCGAAGTGGGGTGGCCAGTCGGTCGGCCAGGGCGGCTACTGCTCGGACGAGACCGGGCGGCTGGCGATCGGGCCGTTGACCACCTCGACCACCGCGCAGCTCTACGCGTACCAGGCCGTCGACCCGTACGACCCGCCGGCCCGGCGGTACGGCGCCCAGTGGGTCACCGCGAACGGCGGCTCGGGAGACCAGCGCGCCGCGCTCCGGGTGACGATCCGGCCGGGTACGACCGTCGCCATCGCACCGATCCGGATGGACCCGCCCGGGGCGGTCAGCGGGACCGTCTCGGACGCGACGACCGGCGCGCCGGTGCCGGGCGTCTGCGCCCACCCGTACGCCTTCCGGCCGGACCGGGGACCGGGGCACGGTCGGCACTGCTCGGCGGCCGACGGCCGGTACACCATCGACGACCTCGGCCCGTACCGCTGGCCGGTGCAGTTCGTGCCGCCGCTGGGCAGCCGGTACGCCTGGCAGTGGTCCGGTGACGTGGCCGATCGGTTCAGCGCCAGCCTGACGTCGGTGCCCGTCGGCGGGGCTGCCACCGTGCCCGCCCGGCTCGTCGCCGGAGGCACGCTGGCCGGCACGGTCACCCGGGACGGTGGTCCGGCCGGTTCCGGGTACGTCTGGACGTACCACCGCCGCACCGGAGACGTCGCCGGGGCGGGGCCGGCGTACCTCCGGCCGGGCGGCGGATTCGCCCTGCCCGGCCACCGCACCCAACAGGTGTACGTCGAGTACCGGGACCCGACCACCACCTGCTGGTACGGCACGGTGCCCCCGGTCGCGACGGCGGTCGGGGTGACCGCCGGAGCCACCACGACGGTGGCGATGGACCTGGCCGACACGTGCGCGCCCCGACCAACCGGCTAG
- a CDS encoding NADH-quinone oxidoreductase subunit B, producing MQLPAVLGEPIRFVLNWGRRYSLWVFNFGLACCAIEFIATSMGRHDFIRLGVIPFAHGPRQADLMVVSGTVTDKMAPAIKRLYDQMPEPKYVISFGACSNCGGPYWDSYSVTKGVDQIIPVDVYVPGCPPRPEALLHGILRLQEKIAAEQSGIGGVARPDALESPADRTGPPAGRSVESLTAAPVAPPAGDR from the coding sequence CGGTGAGCCGATCCGGTTCGTGCTCAACTGGGGACGGCGCTACTCGCTCTGGGTCTTCAACTTCGGGCTGGCCTGCTGCGCCATCGAGTTCATCGCCACCAGCATGGGTCGGCACGACTTCATCCGGCTGGGCGTGATCCCGTTCGCGCACGGCCCGCGCCAGGCCGATCTGATGGTGGTCTCCGGCACGGTCACCGACAAGATGGCCCCGGCGATCAAGCGGCTCTACGACCAGATGCCCGAGCCGAAGTACGTCATCTCGTTCGGCGCCTGCTCGAACTGCGGTGGGCCGTACTGGGACTCGTACTCGGTGACCAAGGGCGTGGACCAGATCATCCCGGTCGACGTCTACGTGCCGGGCTGCCCGCCGCGTCCGGAGGCGCTGCTGCACGGGATCCTGCGCCTTCAGGAGAAGATCGCGGCGGAACAGTCCGGGATCGGCGGCGTCGCCCGGCCCGACGCGCTGGAATCGCCGGCCGACCGCACCGGCCCGCCCGCCGGGCGCAGCGTCGAGTCGCTGACCGCCGCTCCGGTCGCACCACCTGCCGGAGATCGCTGA